One genomic region from Conexibacter woesei DSM 14684 encodes:
- a CDS encoding SDR family NAD(P)-dependent oxidoreductase, with protein sequence MSLAGRVAIVTGASRGIGRGVAERLAAAGADLALAGRSAEALEQAARELRAVHGVRALAIPADVTSETSVEALVARTLEQLGGLHVLVNNSGIAVEGPFLDQSLDDFDRVLATNLRGVALCCRAAGRHLVAQGEGKVVTIASNLGLAATPGLAAYSASKGAVLALTRVLAIEWARHNVQVNAIAPGYVETEINAAARADERVYEGIVRRIPARRFGRPQEVGDLAVLLAGSGSDFITGETIVVDGGQLARA encoded by the coding sequence ATGAGCCTCGCCGGACGCGTCGCGATCGTCACCGGCGCGAGCCGCGGCATCGGTCGCGGCGTCGCCGAACGGCTCGCCGCCGCGGGCGCCGACCTCGCGCTCGCCGGACGCAGCGCCGAGGCGCTGGAGCAGGCCGCGCGCGAGCTGCGCGCGGTGCACGGCGTGCGGGCGCTGGCGATCCCGGCCGACGTCACGAGCGAGACGTCCGTCGAGGCACTCGTCGCACGTACGCTGGAGCAGCTCGGCGGCCTGCACGTGCTCGTCAACAACTCGGGGATCGCGGTCGAGGGACCGTTCCTCGACCAGTCGCTGGACGACTTCGACCGCGTGCTCGCGACAAACCTGCGCGGCGTCGCGCTCTGCTGCCGCGCGGCCGGCCGCCATCTCGTCGCGCAGGGGGAGGGGAAGGTCGTCACGATCGCCTCGAACCTCGGGCTCGCGGCGACTCCGGGCCTCGCCGCCTACTCGGCGTCGAAGGGCGCGGTGCTGGCGCTCACGCGCGTCCTCGCGATCGAGTGGGCGCGTCACAACGTCCAGGTCAACGCGATCGCGCCCGGGTACGTCGAGACGGAGATCAACGCCGCCGCGCGCGCCGACGAACGCGTCTACGAGGGGATCGTCCGCCGTATCCCCGCGCGCCGCTTCGGCCGCCCGCAGGAGGTCGGCGACCTCGCCGTCCTGCTCGCGGGCTCGGGCTCGGACTTCATCACCGGCGAGACGATCGTCGTCGACGGCGGCCAGCTCGCGCGCGCCTGA
- a CDS encoding TIGR03667 family PPOX class F420-dependent oxidoreductase has translation MLPNLDDAARARAETRLRDEHEVWITTVRSDGQPQSSPVGFLWDGHSVLIVSQPGSRKVRNLRENPRVALHLEVDRAGDGGDGGILTLEGVATVDPDPIGEREAAAYADKYEEEMRSAELTPEALFADYSAVIRVRPTRVRAY, from the coding sequence ATGCTGCCCAACCTCGACGACGCCGCGCGTGCCCGAGCCGAGACGCGGCTGCGTGACGAGCATGAGGTCTGGATCACGACGGTCCGGTCCGACGGCCAGCCGCAGTCGTCGCCGGTCGGCTTCCTGTGGGACGGGCACAGCGTGTTGATCGTGAGTCAGCCCGGCAGCCGGAAGGTCCGCAACCTGCGCGAGAACCCCAGGGTCGCGTTGCACCTGGAGGTCGACCGAGCGGGCGACGGGGGCGACGGGGGCATCCTCACGCTCGAAGGGGTCGCCACCGTCGACCCCGATCCGATCGGTGAGCGCGAGGCTGCCGCCTACGCCGACAAGTACGAGGAGGAGATGCGCTCGGCCGAGCTGACGCCCGAGGCGCTGTTCGCCGACTACTCCGCAGTGATCCGGGTGAGACCCACCCGCGTCCGCGCGTACTGA
- a CDS encoding 3-hydroxyacyl-CoA dehydrogenase family protein, which translates to MAAEMRRVGVIGGGTMGVGIAITAVRAGHEVLLRDIEEGAVEQGVAGVRRFLDRSVDKGKLAAAERDAALGRLRGVVSLEELRGCDVVIEAVPEDLALKQELLAQLDGVLADDALVHTNTSTLSVTAIASGSRRPERVVGTHYCNPAPLMDLVELVRGQVTSAAALAATRAYVEGIGKRVVACADVPGFIVNRFLVPFENDCIRALECGMGTIDSIDRAVKDGLGYPMGTFRLLDIIGLDIHRAVSLSLYDQLRDPRFAPPPLVDRMISAGHLGRKAGRGFYAYDEPGLHGS; encoded by the coding sequence ATGGCCGCTGAGATGAGACGTGTCGGCGTGATCGGCGGCGGCACGATGGGCGTCGGGATCGCGATCACGGCGGTACGGGCCGGGCACGAGGTGCTGCTGCGCGACATCGAGGAAGGGGCGGTCGAGCAGGGGGTCGCCGGCGTGCGCCGCTTCCTCGATCGCAGCGTCGACAAGGGCAAGCTCGCGGCCGCGGAGCGCGACGCGGCGCTCGGGCGCCTGCGCGGCGTCGTCTCGCTGGAGGAGCTGCGCGGCTGCGACGTCGTGATCGAGGCGGTGCCGGAGGACCTCGCGCTCAAGCAGGAGCTGCTGGCGCAGCTCGACGGCGTGCTGGCCGACGACGCGCTCGTGCACACGAACACCTCGACGCTGTCGGTGACCGCGATCGCGTCCGGCTCGCGCCGCCCCGAGCGCGTCGTCGGCACGCACTACTGCAACCCGGCGCCGCTGATGGACCTCGTCGAGCTGGTGCGCGGCCAGGTCACGTCCGCCGCCGCGCTCGCCGCGACACGCGCGTACGTCGAGGGAATCGGCAAGCGCGTCGTCGCCTGCGCCGACGTGCCCGGCTTCATCGTCAACCGCTTCCTCGTGCCGTTCGAGAACGACTGCATCCGCGCGCTGGAGTGCGGGATGGGGACGATCGACTCGATCGACCGCGCGGTCAAGGACGGCCTCGGCTACCCGATGGGCACGTTCAGGCTGCTCGACATCATCGGGCTCGACATCCATCGCGCGGTGTCGCTGAGCCTCTACGACCAGCTGCGCGATCCGCGCTTCGCGCCGCCGCCGCTGGTCGACCGCATGATCAGCGCCGGACACCTCGGCCGCAAGGCCGGGCGTGGCTTCTACGCCTACGACGAACCCGGCCTGCACGGGAGCTGA
- a CDS encoding AMP-binding protein — MSVRPTDASPRGSAPAPRPAQASALGAPQPQPPRPQTSAADSEPRPLHASALDAAARHPERVAAISVDGRSGEVRGRITYRELAEASARVAGGLRELGVGRGDVVSAIVPNRLEFSVLVLAISRLGAVFSGLPTAIGRARGEATVTRSGARVLVAAPGEPLALALALRDVCPRLEHVVALDGADAQGALPYELLAAAAPLTGEEPVDAHALAHIGFTSGTTGEPKGVMNTHATLGAVCRAWVEHVGGDETFGDPAVNLVASPVGHHTGFLWGALLSARLAATAVYLDRWIPAVAAETIARLGVTTMHGAPTFLQDLVRVERFDAARARSLRIVTLAGAPIPRELVPAAAARLDAAIVPAWGMTEYGIAISASPAMRKARLEAGDGVPVGAAQARVTRDGAPVATGEVGALEIRGPGLFTGYHEREDATREAFDADGWFATGDLASIADDGVVALQGRTKDIIVRGGENVPVAEVESTLFRHPDVVEAAVVAVPDERLGERALAVVAVVPGRRPPSLAELVDFCLAQGLSKHYLPEYVAHVEALPKTGSGKVLKTELRDRYQGVPDGR, encoded by the coding sequence ATGAGCGTGCGCCCGACAGACGCGAGCCCGCGCGGCAGCGCGCCGGCACCGCGCCCCGCGCAAGCGAGCGCGCTCGGCGCGCCGCAGCCGCAGCCGCCGAGGCCGCAGACGAGCGCGGCCGACTCCGAGCCGCGCCCCCTCCACGCCTCCGCGCTCGACGCAGCCGCCCGTCACCCCGAGCGCGTCGCGGCGATCAGCGTCGACGGTCGCAGCGGCGAGGTTCGTGGGCGGATCACCTACCGCGAACTGGCGGAGGCGAGCGCGCGCGTCGCGGGCGGACTGCGCGAGCTGGGGGTCGGGCGTGGCGACGTCGTCTCGGCGATCGTCCCCAACCGGCTGGAGTTCTCGGTCCTCGTGCTCGCGATCTCGCGCCTCGGCGCGGTCTTCTCCGGCCTCCCGACCGCGATCGGCCGCGCGCGCGGCGAGGCGACCGTGACGCGCTCGGGCGCGCGCGTGCTCGTCGCCGCGCCCGGTGAGCCGCTCGCGCTCGCCCTCGCACTCCGCGACGTCTGTCCGCGGCTGGAGCACGTCGTCGCGCTCGACGGCGCGGACGCGCAAGGCGCGCTCCCGTACGAGCTGCTGGCCGCCGCCGCGCCGCTGACCGGCGAGGAGCCGGTCGACGCGCACGCACTCGCGCACATCGGCTTCACCTCCGGCACGACCGGTGAGCCGAAGGGCGTCATGAACACGCACGCGACGCTCGGTGCCGTCTGCCGCGCCTGGGTCGAGCATGTCGGCGGCGACGAGACGTTCGGCGACCCGGCCGTCAACCTCGTCGCCTCGCCGGTCGGGCACCACACCGGCTTCCTGTGGGGCGCGCTGCTGAGCGCCCGGCTCGCGGCCACGGCCGTCTACCTCGACCGCTGGATCCCGGCGGTCGCCGCCGAGACGATCGCGCGGCTCGGCGTCACGACGATGCACGGCGCGCCGACGTTCCTGCAGGACCTCGTTCGCGTCGAGCGATTCGACGCCGCACGCGCACGGTCGCTGCGAATCGTCACGCTCGCCGGTGCGCCGATCCCGCGCGAGCTGGTGCCGGCCGCCGCCGCGCGGCTCGACGCGGCGATCGTCCCGGCGTGGGGGATGACCGAGTACGGCATCGCGATCTCGGCGTCGCCGGCGATGCGGAAGGCGCGGCTGGAGGCGGGCGACGGCGTCCCGGTCGGCGCGGCGCAGGCGCGCGTCACGCGCGACGGCGCGCCCGTTGCGACCGGCGAGGTCGGCGCGCTGGAGATCCGCGGGCCGGGGCTGTTCACCGGCTATCACGAGCGCGAGGACGCGACGCGCGAGGCGTTCGACGCCGACGGCTGGTTCGCGACCGGCGACCTCGCGTCGATCGCGGACGACGGCGTCGTGGCGCTCCAGGGCCGCACGAAGGACATCATCGTCCGCGGCGGCGAGAACGTGCCCGTCGCGGAGGTCGAGTCGACGCTCTTCCGTCATCCCGACGTCGTCGAGGCGGCCGTCGTCGCGGTGCCGGACGAGCGGCTTGGCGAGCGCGCGCTCGCGGTCGTCGCCGTCGTGCCCGGCCGGCGCCCGCCGAGCCTCGCCGAGCTGGTCGACTTCTGCCTCGCGCAGGGGCTCTCCAAGCACTACCTGCCGGAGTACGTCGCGCACGTCGAGGCGCTGCCGAAGACGGGCAGCGGCAAGGTGCTGAAGACCGAGCTGCGCGACCGCTACCAGGGGGTCCCCGATGGCCGCTGA
- a CDS encoding CaiB/BaiF CoA transferase family protein: MAAEPRHPLEGIRVIDASGSYAGPTAAMYLGDLGADVIKVERPRAGDDARHWGPPFVGEDSAWFLSANRNKRSASIDLSTGDGVELLLRLLDGADVFVENLNPGKLESKGLDPETVRARCPRLVYCALSGFGLDGPDRDQPGYDLIAQARSGLMSVTGARGGTPQRVSTALSDIVAGMVATIAIQAALLRRERTGDGELVDVSLLDADLALMAPRIASHLAGEPEPQPSGGTDSVLAIYQPFETADDTIVLAVGNDRMWQRCCDVLDLPELAGDAGLATNAGRRARRAEVVARVAERLATRPAADWLERFAQAGVPCQPVRRLGAVLEDPQVRARAVVGELEGPDGPYRAVRAPWRLGSVGRGRADAAPRLGADTADVLREAGCTPAEIDELLERGIAWTS, from the coding sequence ATGGCCGCTGAGCCGCGCCATCCGCTGGAGGGGATCCGCGTGATCGACGCGTCCGGCTCGTACGCCGGCCCGACGGCGGCGATGTACCTCGGCGACCTCGGCGCCGACGTGATCAAGGTCGAGCGGCCGCGCGCCGGCGACGACGCGCGCCACTGGGGGCCGCCGTTCGTGGGTGAGGACTCGGCCTGGTTCCTGTCCGCGAACCGCAACAAGCGCAGCGCGTCGATCGACCTCTCGACGGGCGACGGCGTCGAGCTGCTGCTGCGCCTGCTCGACGGCGCCGACGTCTTCGTCGAGAACCTCAACCCCGGCAAGCTGGAGAGCAAGGGCCTCGACCCGGAGACCGTGCGAGCGCGCTGCCCGCGGCTCGTCTACTGCGCGCTGTCGGGCTTCGGGCTCGACGGGCCCGATCGCGACCAGCCGGGATACGACCTGATCGCGCAGGCGCGCTCGGGCCTGATGAGCGTCACGGGCGCCCGCGGCGGCACGCCGCAACGCGTCAGCACGGCACTGTCGGACATCGTCGCGGGGATGGTCGCGACGATCGCGATCCAAGCCGCGCTGCTGCGGCGCGAGCGCACGGGGGACGGCGAGCTGGTCGACGTCTCGCTGCTGGACGCCGACCTCGCGCTGATGGCGCCGCGGATCGCGAGCCACCTCGCGGGCGAGCCGGAGCCGCAGCCGAGCGGCGGCACCGACTCGGTGCTCGCGATCTACCAGCCGTTCGAGACGGCCGACGACACGATCGTGCTCGCGGTCGGCAACGACCGCATGTGGCAGCGCTGCTGCGACGTGCTCGACCTGCCCGAGCTGGCCGGCGACGCAGGCCTGGCCACGAACGCCGGGCGACGCGCGCGCCGCGCCGAGGTCGTCGCGCGCGTCGCCGAGCGTCTTGCGACGCGACCGGCCGCCGACTGGCTGGAGCGCTTCGCGCAGGCCGGGGTGCCGTGCCAACCGGTCCGCCGCCTCGGCGCCGTGCTGGAGGACCCGCAGGTGCGAGCCCGCGCGGTCGTCGGCGAGCTGGAAGGGCCGGACGGCCCGTACCGCGCCGTGCGCGCGCCGTGGCGGCTGGGCTCGGTCGGCCGCGGACGGGCGGACGCCGCGCCGCGCCTCGGCGCGGACACGGCCGACGTGCTGCGGGAGGCCGGCTGCACGCCGGCGGAGATCGACGAGCTGTTGGAACGAGGGATCGCATGGACGAGCTGA
- a CDS encoding 3-hydroxyacyl-CoA dehydrogenase family protein, with the protein MSERFQQVAVLGMGTMGSGIAQLCAQAGCETTVLDVDDGALVRGRERMASFLAEGVRRGKVTDEEREAALARVRGTTDVSELAGAELVIEAATEDRALKLELLRRVAGAVGEQAVIASNTSAIPITELAAALPRPERVAGLHFFNPAPLMPLVEVVEAVRTDAATSAALEAFATRLGKRPIVTKDRPGFLLNRLLMPYLNQAVHDFDDGLAAADDIDAAVELGLGYPMGPLKLLDLIGLDTHRHATAAAWEQTRDPHLVPPALLARMVAAGRLGRKTGGGFYAGSGR; encoded by the coding sequence ATGAGCGAGAGGTTCCAGCAGGTCGCGGTGCTCGGGATGGGCACGATGGGGTCCGGGATCGCGCAGCTGTGCGCGCAGGCGGGCTGCGAGACGACGGTGCTCGACGTCGACGACGGTGCGCTCGTGCGCGGGCGTGAGCGGATGGCGTCGTTCCTCGCCGAGGGCGTGCGCCGCGGCAAGGTCACCGACGAGGAGCGCGAGGCCGCGCTCGCGCGCGTGCGTGGCACGACCGACGTGTCCGAGCTGGCCGGCGCGGAGCTGGTGATCGAGGCGGCGACGGAGGACCGCGCGCTGAAGCTGGAGCTGCTGCGGCGCGTCGCCGGCGCGGTCGGCGAGCAGGCCGTGATCGCGTCGAACACGTCGGCGATCCCGATCACCGAGCTGGCGGCCGCGCTGCCGCGTCCCGAGCGCGTCGCCGGCCTGCACTTCTTCAACCCGGCGCCGCTGATGCCGCTCGTGGAGGTCGTCGAGGCGGTACGGACGGACGCCGCGACGAGTGCGGCGCTGGAGGCGTTCGCGACGCGACTCGGCAAGCGGCCGATCGTGACGAAGGACCGGCCCGGCTTCCTGCTCAACCGCCTGCTGATGCCATACCTCAACCAGGCCGTGCATGACTTCGACGACGGGCTCGCGGCGGCGGATGACATCGACGCCGCGGTCGAGCTGGGGCTCGGCTACCCGATGGGGCCGCTGAAGCTGCTCGACCTGATCGGGCTCGACACGCACCGCCACGCGACCGCGGCGGCGTGGGAGCAGACGCGCGACCCGCACCTCGTGCCCCCTGCGCTGCTGGCGCGGATGGTCGCGGCGGGCAGGCTGGGGCGCAAGACGGGCGGCGGCTTCTACGCGGGGAGCGGGAGATGA
- a CDS encoding enoyl-CoA hydratase-related protein, which produces MSDYEDIRVELDGDGVVTIAIDREATGNKLRVQTARELAHALRAFRDERAQRVAILTGAGDKFFCIGGEHDPLEHVEPSATLPIIDVYELIDTVPKPVIAAVNGFAVGGGNVLQTVCDLTVAAEHAVFRQVGPMVGSFDAGFGTWYLEQTIGRKRAKELWYLNAKWSAHEAREIGLVNEVVADADACRARAREIAATLLDRGPGALAGLKAAFSSRHTGVIGQARLAHDVLLTHYLATDEAHELSSAFAERRSPDRDRYGR; this is translated from the coding sequence ATGAGCGACTACGAGGACATCCGCGTCGAGCTCGACGGCGACGGCGTCGTGACGATCGCGATCGACCGCGAGGCGACCGGCAACAAGCTGCGCGTGCAGACCGCGCGCGAGCTGGCGCACGCGCTGCGCGCCTTCCGCGACGAGCGCGCGCAGCGCGTCGCGATCCTCACCGGCGCGGGCGACAAGTTCTTCTGCATCGGCGGCGAGCACGACCCGCTGGAGCACGTCGAGCCGTCGGCGACGCTGCCGATCATCGACGTCTACGAGCTGATCGACACGGTTCCCAAGCCGGTGATCGCGGCCGTCAACGGCTTCGCGGTCGGCGGCGGCAACGTGCTGCAGACGGTCTGCGACCTGACCGTCGCGGCCGAGCACGCCGTCTTCCGTCAGGTCGGCCCGATGGTCGGCTCGTTCGACGCCGGCTTCGGGACCTGGTACCTGGAGCAGACGATCGGCCGCAAGCGCGCGAAGGAGCTGTGGTATCTGAACGCGAAGTGGTCGGCGCACGAGGCGCGCGAGATCGGGCTCGTCAACGAGGTCGTCGCCGACGCCGACGCCTGCCGTGCGCGGGCGCGCGAGATCGCCGCGACGCTGCTCGACCGCGGGCCGGGAGCGCTCGCCGGGCTGAAGGCCGCGTTCTCCTCGCGCCACACGGGCGTGATCGGACAGGCGCGGCTCGCGCACGACGTGCTGCTGACGCACTACCTCGCGACGGACGAGGCGCACGAGCTGTCGAGCGCGTTCGCCGAGCGCCGCTCGCCCGACCGCGACCGCTACGGCAGATGA
- a CDS encoding enoyl-CoA hydratase/isomerase family protein, with the protein MDELTVRDDGPVRHLTIDRPQARNALNAGVLAALEARLAEAAADPAVRVLVLAGGGERAFCAGADLDELRDLSGVAAHERLALGQRVMRTLERLPIPSIAAVRGWALGGGFELALSCSLIVAARSARFGLPEAGLGLMPGYGGTQRLVRAIGRQAALAVMLADERLDAARAWELGLLACAPAEDAQLDARAGELAQQLAAKSPSALALVLEAVDAASPAAATGLRHEAALAALAVNSPDAAEGVAAFLAKRAPAFAARAASGPPAAGPPAGRAAAREARA; encoded by the coding sequence ATGGACGAGCTGACGGTGCGCGACGACGGCCCGGTCCGTCATCTCACGATCGACCGCCCGCAGGCGCGCAACGCGCTCAACGCGGGCGTGCTCGCGGCGCTCGAAGCGCGGCTCGCGGAGGCCGCCGCCGACCCCGCCGTGCGCGTGCTCGTGCTCGCGGGCGGCGGCGAGCGTGCCTTCTGCGCCGGCGCCGACCTCGACGAGCTGCGCGACCTCTCGGGCGTCGCCGCGCACGAGCGGCTCGCGCTCGGGCAGCGCGTGATGCGCACGCTGGAGCGCCTGCCGATCCCCTCGATCGCGGCCGTGCGCGGCTGGGCGCTCGGCGGCGGCTTCGAGCTGGCGCTGTCGTGCTCGCTGATCGTCGCCGCGCGCTCCGCGCGCTTCGGCCTGCCGGAGGCGGGGCTCGGCCTGATGCCCGGCTACGGCGGGACGCAGCGGCTCGTGCGCGCGATCGGCCGCCAGGCGGCACTCGCCGTGATGCTCGCCGACGAGCGGCTCGACGCCGCCCGCGCGTGGGAGCTGGGGCTGCTCGCCTGCGCTCCGGCCGAGGACGCGCAGCTCGACGCGCGCGCCGGTGAGCTGGCGCAGCAGCTTGCCGCCAAGAGCCCGTCCGCGCTCGCGCTCGTGCTGGAGGCGGTCGACGCGGCGAGTCCGGCCGCCGCGACGGGGTTGCGCCACGAGGCCGCGCTCGCCGCGCTCGCGGTCAACTCGCCGGACGCCGCGGAGGGCGTCGCCGCATTCCTCGCCAAGCGCGCGCCGGCGTTCGCCGCGCGCGCCGCCTCCGGTCCGCCCGCCGCCGGCCCGCCCGCCGGCCGCGCCGCCGCGCGGGAGGCTCGCGCATGA
- a CDS encoding DUF1989 domain-containing protein, whose amino-acid sequence MSTTATSIVIAPQSGGAVFVKRGQHVRVTDVRGRQVADTWAIDAADPTRWLSAGHTLSLLCRLFPQVGESFVDQRSEPILRLHHDTSPGPHDMLYPPCDPVLYEASGPDHPSCETNFTATVATLGLDLGCIPNPVNLFQNSEPQPDRTIDVIESKSRPGDYVELVAERDLHVIVTACSVDNYATNGWNCTEVKLEVLDA is encoded by the coding sequence ATGTCGACCACTGCCACCAGCATCGTCATCGCGCCGCAGTCCGGGGGCGCCGTCTTCGTCAAGAGAGGGCAGCACGTCCGCGTCACCGACGTGCGCGGCCGCCAGGTCGCCGACACGTGGGCGATCGACGCCGCCGACCCGACCCGCTGGCTCAGCGCCGGGCACACGCTCTCGCTGCTGTGCCGGCTGTTCCCGCAGGTCGGCGAGAGCTTCGTCGACCAGCGCTCGGAGCCGATCCTGCGCCTGCACCACGACACGAGCCCCGGTCCGCACGACATGCTCTACCCGCCGTGCGACCCGGTCCTCTACGAGGCGAGCGGGCCGGACCATCCGAGCTGCGAGACGAACTTCACGGCCACCGTCGCGACGCTCGGGCTCGACCTCGGCTGCATCCCCAACCCCGTCAACCTGTTCCAGAACTCCGAGCCGCAGCCAGACCGCACGATCGACGTGATCGAGTCGAAGTCGCGGCCGGGCGACTACGTCGAGCTGGTCGCCGAGCGCGACCTGCACGTGATCGTCACCGCCTGCTCGGTCGACAACTACGCGACGAACGGCTGGAACTGCACCGAGGTCAAGCTGGAGGTGCTCGACGCGTGA
- a CDS encoding acyl-CoA dehydrogenase family protein → MSALADVLLGAPELELRERVRAVARADVAPRAADVDRDARFPHESYQALARAGLAGLLVPPALGGSGGSVLGYVVAMEEIAAACPATATVYMTQMHAANPILMAGSDEQRRRWLPLLCDGSAYGSLAVSEPEAGSDVAALRTFARRDGEDGYVLDGAKTFITTGDRADVVVLFATVDRTAGRDGITAFLIERGTPGLVAGPAMHKLGMRGSSTVELFLDGVRAPVAARLGSERGGWALSMRSVVKSRLSAAAQGVGIARGAYEHARTWAHERGLLRGSRGVAQDAQFALAEADARIAAMRALLQQTAALVDRADGAEPVAQVSAAKLVCTDGAMAICDELVDLLGPDGDDERHGVERYLRDAKVTQIYDGTNQIQRLLIARDVRADAEAAA, encoded by the coding sequence ATGAGCGCGCTCGCCGACGTGCTGCTCGGCGCGCCCGAGCTGGAGCTGCGCGAGCGGGTCCGCGCGGTCGCACGCGCGGACGTCGCGCCGCGTGCCGCCGACGTTGACCGCGACGCGCGCTTCCCGCACGAGAGCTACCAGGCGCTCGCGCGCGCCGGGCTCGCCGGCCTGCTCGTCCCGCCCGCGCTGGGCGGGAGCGGCGGATCGGTGCTCGGCTACGTCGTCGCGATGGAGGAGATCGCCGCCGCCTGCCCGGCGACGGCGACGGTCTACATGACGCAGATGCACGCCGCGAACCCGATCCTGATGGCCGGCAGCGACGAGCAGCGGCGCCGCTGGCTGCCGCTCCTCTGCGACGGCAGCGCCTACGGGTCGCTCGCCGTCAGCGAGCCGGAGGCCGGCTCCGACGTCGCCGCGCTGCGCACGTTCGCGCGCCGCGACGGGGAGGACGGCTACGTGCTCGACGGCGCCAAGACGTTCATCACGACCGGCGACCGCGCGGACGTCGTCGTGCTGTTCGCGACCGTCGACCGCACGGCCGGCCGCGACGGCATCACCGCGTTCCTGATCGAGCGCGGCACGCCCGGCCTCGTCGCCGGCCCGGCGATGCACAAGCTCGGCATGCGCGGCTCCTCGACCGTCGAGCTGTTCCTCGACGGCGTGCGGGCGCCCGTCGCTGCCCGCCTCGGCTCCGAGCGCGGCGGCTGGGCGCTCAGCATGCGCTCGGTCGTCAAGTCGCGTCTGAGCGCGGCGGCGCAGGGCGTCGGCATCGCGCGCGGCGCCTACGAGCACGCGCGCACGTGGGCGCACGAGCGCGGCCTGCTGCGCGGCTCGCGCGGCGTCGCGCAGGACGCGCAGTTCGCGCTCGCCGAGGCGGACGCGCGGATCGCCGCGATGCGCGCGCTGCTGCAGCAGACGGCCGCGCTCGTCGACCGCGCGGACGGCGCCGAGCCGGTCGCGCAGGTGTCGGCGGCGAAGCTCGTCTGCACCGACGGCGCGATGGCGATCTGCGACGAGCTGGTCGACCTGCTCGGGCCTGACGGCGACGACGAGCGCCACGGCGTCGAGCGCTACCTGCGCGACGCGAAGGTGACGCAGATCTACGACGGCACGAACCAGATCCAGCGGCTGCTGATCGCGCGCGACGTGCGCGCCGACGCGGAGGCCGCCGCATGA
- a CDS encoding acyl-CoA dehydrogenase family protein codes for MLAPALDRLPAGLDDDELMFLEVVERLAADEVAPQAEAIDAEGMVPGDLRELLLSLRLHAVGVPESAGGEGGRPLVGLLAVETLARASATVALGVGAGQAAAHAAGASGAAGASGAAGASGAAGASGAAGASGAAGADTHDWTPAAARRTGLRGAPAFALAAPADGPGRAHWPLALGAAAAGVGQAAVASARDYLLERRQFGRPLAEFGALRRMLAEMSAAVASAAALVHACAAQPAPSVAAATRAARAAARAACAASDDAIQLHGGYGYTTEYPVERLLRDAVSLRALAGGRAGEPVATALLGAPAREAVA; via the coding sequence GTGCTCGCACCCGCCCTCGATCGTCTGCCCGCCGGCCTCGACGACGACGAGTTGATGTTCCTGGAAGTCGTCGAGCGGCTCGCGGCCGACGAGGTCGCCCCGCAGGCGGAGGCGATCGACGCCGAGGGGATGGTTCCCGGCGATCTGCGCGAGCTGCTGCTGTCGCTGCGGCTGCACGCCGTCGGCGTTCCCGAGTCCGCCGGCGGCGAGGGCGGCCGCCCGCTCGTCGGGCTGCTCGCCGTCGAGACGCTCGCCCGCGCCAGCGCCACCGTCGCGCTCGGCGTCGGCGCCGGCCAGGCGGCGGCGCACGCGGCTGGCGCGAGCGGCGCGGCTGGCGCGAGCGGGGCGGCTGGCGCGAGCGGGGCGGCTGGCGCGAGCGGGGCGGCTGGCGCGAGCGGCGCGGCTGGCGCTGACACCCACGACTGGACGCCTGCCGCCGCGCGCCGGACCGGCCTGCGCGGTGCGCCCGCGTTCGCGCTCGCCGCTCCGGCCGACGGCCCGGGGCGCGCGCACTGGCCGCTGGCGCTCGGCGCGGCTGCCGCCGGGGTCGGCCAGGCCGCGGTCGCGTCCGCACGCGACTACCTGCTCGAACGCCGCCAGTTCGGCCGGCCGCTGGCGGAGTTCGGCGCGCTGCGCCGCATGCTCGCGGAGATGAGCGCCGCGGTCGCGTCGGCCGCGGCGCTCGTGCACGCGTGCGCGGCGCAGCCGGCGCCGAGCGTCGCCGCCGCGACCCGCGCGGCGCGCGCCGCCGCCCGCGCCGCCTGCGCCGCGTCCGACGACGCGATTCAATTGCACGGCGGCTACGGCTACACGACCGAGTATCCCGTCGAGCGCCTGCTGCGCGACGCCGTCTCGCTGCGCGCGCTCGCGGGCGGCCGTGCCGGCGAGCCGGTCGCGACCGCGCTGCTCGGCGCGCCGGCCCGGGAGGCGGTCGCATGA